The DNA region AGTTTTGAAGAAATAGTTCCAAGAGACAAGTCCATCAAATTAGCACAGGTATAAAATAGAtgaaattaacaattaaaattgtatgATGAAATATATGTGTTTTATATATCGTTGTTTGCCACTGTAGTGCAGTAAGATAATAACTTgtcttaagggtctttcacattgcaaatcaaatcaaacgtCAATGTTTAATTTTCACTTATATCGATTTGCACAGGGAGTGTTGTAAAAACCAAACACAGACATTTGTTTTGCCGGCGCTTGACCAGAACTGTGTCGGAACAGGTGTGACACTGACAGACCATTTAACCTTGAAAAATGTACTACTATAGTATCCAGTACATCttcacaaatatatatatatatacgcgattatgagatcatgttccgaatatgagcactgtttctataatttacagtatgatttatgcacttgtcaattgtatgacccactatacgacccccgggagaggtgcgtcatttgtccgatgtgcgtcatacctttgaataccatgacgcacccgttaAAAATGTGActtttaggtgaccatgacgcacccattttgacgcacccattttgacgcactgtgaccatgttgtttatgatatggtgggtggtaaagtgacggacattgacacaccttgttcattgatgtgacgtaccatctaggttttttgacgcacccctgcgtcagtaattatttgtaaatgactcACCCATGACGCACTTCTCCCGGGggttgtatagtgggtcatacaattgacaagtgcattatatatatatatatactgtatatgttttttatttaaatatgttgtATTTTATGTAAATTCTGTACACAGCAAAAGCCAGGCATTACTATCATAACATATTCAATTTTAGATTCTTCAAAACTTTTATTTGTATTGATAGCTTTTGTTAGATGCTAAGGTATTTCTGGAAACCACAACAGTTGGCCAAGTAGTAAAGAAAGCTACATTCTCTGATAGTAACTCTCAATTTTATCGGTAAGTACAATttgatccaggattttgaaatgggtggggggggggggggactgGTGTGATGGTGGGGGTGGAAACTTAAAAATGGTTAAATAAAGTGCTGTACTTATGTCTTatcttttaaattgtaattttcatATAGGTTTGTTGAATCAGATTCAGGAACCAAATGTTGCAAAAGAAAAAGGTAGGATaagatgtttatatataaactatttttgtatatctctcaataattgtattttgtgtcttttatgtgtaaactgactttggggttcGGTCAACCAattcagctacagtgattaagttcacttaggttgaccctggtctccccaatttcagtttttgtatatactgaaatagactaataataatgaataaattatgagatgaaataagattattattttcttaagtATATCGTACAAGTAACTGCttttttctaaattaatagtcttaataatataaaaaaataatgctaACATTTGTCAACAGAATCtcttaaaatttaatttaagattAAATTTGTCTTCTTATTAAGATcaacacaaatataaaattgattttaaaatcttAATCGTGATGTAGAGAAAGTGATGCATTAGATTTAGAGATGCAAACACCAAGTAAGTCACGCTGTACCTGTGCTAAAGAGAACCTATCTAGATCATCTGATCCTGCAAGGCAAGCAGAGATGTTGTGCAATCCATCAGTAAGTGGTGACAGGGTTCTGAGAGGGAGCCATCGGTATCTGCAGAGAGCTGCCAGCAAGTCCAAGAGATATCACAAGCCAAAAGTTATGCCTCCATATCGTAAGTTAAACATATGACCATGTCCAGAATGACTTTTAGACTCAATAGCTGTATAGTCGCAAAGCCCATGGTTAAAGCAAAAAGTAGctatactattaatatttgtagCCTATAATCGTTTACAATGATAAAGTGCTTGATTTTTGTGTTTGTTATTTTCAGTTAAAGAAGAAATATGGCGAGAATCCACAATCCAGCATTTGTTAAAGCTTGTTGAATTCCCAATACTCGATAACCTCTTGTCATGTGACATTAGCCAATCATGTCCCGGGTCAGATGATGTCATTGGAATTTCCTCATTAGAACAAACGTTTAGGGAAAGTTGTAAAAGGTATGTCCATAATCATGTATcatttaaagctcaggtacaggcatgaattttaaatataatatctgattAATTGTACatatatcaaatatttgtaacagaaatcaagatgaaaaaacatgaatttcccttaatatggtcaaatacaaaatttgacaaaattctgccataaaaaccaggaagactttttttcagtagttaggtagtttaacctactataataacatgtctggtgaaaaaagatggtggatatacggtagATAATTTTTGCTGTAgcataaaaatgaaaatctgaagttgaaaaaataccagaaatgtaaaattcaagttatattacctagtCATCTgacaacattttttaccacaccgtttatttttcatagctttttaaaatgcctttcTACAAAATttgtttgcccgcacctggcctttaaaataattttctgaAAGCCTTTTGGGCACACATTTTTTCAGGACTGTGCACTAGTAGTAtgaattgcattttaaaatctcacttttttttttggaaaaatttgTTTTAGCCCGGTTGATTCCTGGATGTCAGCCGCATTTTCTTGTCTAGAGCATCATCCCAACGGCAACGTCATTACTAAAACTTGTGTGGAAAACGAAAACATTATAGAACCAAAGACCACAAAACATGCCAGGAAAATCCTTCTCTTTGATGAGCTTGTTAAATCCTACAGTAACAAGAAGTCGCCGCTTTTACCTGCTAAGTGCTCAGAGGTGTTAGTCATTGTCGTGAAGTTATTGGCGTCTGGGAAGCTGAGACTAGCTCTTGAAGTCTTACAACTTTGCATGATAATGCTTAGCTATGATAGCTGTGAGCAACTACGacatttattgaattttatgtCACATGCTGGCAGTAGGGATGCAGTACGTTTACGATTTGAGGTGAGTCAGTCCATTTCATTTTCATCCTATTCAGTGGGAATGCTCACTGTGAGGTGTTTGTGTAATGTGAGTGTCCAGTTAAATATTCCTATAGTAatcaatataaattgtttttatcagTTGGACAACCGATCCACAGTGTGCCGCAGCTTCACGTCTGCCATTATAAAGACAGCATGTCTGACATCAACCCAGTGTAACTATCTAGTGGGCTTCATGATGGATCACAATGAGAAGCTGTTTACTATTCCACAAGCTGTGAAAAAATCAGTTGAAGAGAGGACCAAAAAGTGGAAAAATGGAGAGGAGGATTTAAGTGAAGGTAATTGGAGGTTTTAGAGGCGATATTGGAGACTCACTCGAAAGCAGTAACAAGCAGTAACAATTTGGCCTTGACTcttcttaaaatataaatactacaTAATGCCAAATAAATacactctcccaataccggactttTCTTGAGTGCCAAAACTTAAAAGGTCCTAAATTCTTATTTACGATTAAAAACCATTCAGAATATCAGACATAATAacccagtattgggagagttgacttgATTAGACTGAGATattatacaaaacattcattatagtGATAATAATCACAAATGTTCTTAacccagtattgggagagttgacttgATTAGACTGAGATattatacaaaacattcattatagtGATAATATTCACAAATGTTCTTACTGAATTTAAATCAGTAAATTGTAtctaactagatggtacgctcgcttcgctcgcgtaccatctaggtcgtgcccacagatggttctcgaatacacagtaatttcagcgtaaaaaatgtACGTATCGCAGGACTATAGTACATTGTcatttacagaaacgaataaatagacaggatgatttatgtaaaattagcaccctgggaattaggccttgtcttaaaaatgagtccaatttttttatctgaactcatttaaacaaacccaatttgtgttttgtatataacattagagttgagggatggggaagaaaATGGGAAGAAAAATTCTTTAATATATTctctatccactcagtaacgaaatattgttttaaatgttttataggcctattaataatataccactaaacacagtaaaacatttacgatttataatgcttttttaaaactttccGTGTTATACGGTAGTCGAccgaaatagtaaagtacataaCGATACActactacgacgtttatatttttttataattattaattactacaaacgttgagaagcaactgtcagtaatctaCCCACAGTCaaagtaataaatgttctttgtatattttgtttatatatctaacagtaaccacattcacagtaagacaaTTTAGATTCAAATGGCGAACAAAATTGGTTAatacgtacagtatttacaatattgtcaaagtattgcaatactatatataagttttattctccacgggcccataaatttacctacttttGTTAAACCAatggctcataaatttacctacaaactgggagtctgagagattgaatgttccattcatcgcaaatcaatacatttgtttaaacgtatattaaatctatcaaaatagtattttttaaagaaaatcggcctgtcttcaacattatgatgctgtactcgagctgttcaaccggtttttagccattaaaaacaattatcgtaggaggagataggaaaatgcgaagcatcctcgtattatcgtctgcgggtatttttcaagacggacatccattagacagtgtataccacgatcgaaaaacacccctatttggggcaaatcgttgaacctaaattcgttttaatcatcaataactaattatcgaactcaatttaattagtaaacagggttacatcaggcggttaaaatcagtaccgaaagtacgaaccaactttatataccatcgagtaaacattctagaaataacgcgcgatttactgaattttgcccttacgtaaatttatatatagataattttCTTTCATCTTTGCAGTGAATCAATTCTGTGTAAGAATATCTGTGAAAGAATTCTATGAGCAAGGCATAACAGCTACTGACAGTGGGTTAAAAGAactaatgaataaaataatagatGATACCAGCCTTCCACTCAAAGAGAAGAAACAACGTCTTAAACAGCTCCAGAAACACCATCAAACAATTTATGATAAGCATTTTCCAAATATGCTATAAGTGCTTATAACGAAGCTTTCGATTTTTGCGGTGACCTGGTAACAAGCTTGATCAGTACAGGTCAATGTCTCATTGGTTAAAAACTGTGTCAAAGTGGGGAGCATGTCTGAATGAACAATGAATTCACATTACATAGTCGTCGCAAATCTGAAGCCCCCAATTGTTGTTAAGCCATGATATTCATTCGAATAAATTGATATAATCACATTTGGTCAAAATACAACTTAATTAatgattgaatttatttaatatttcacatTTTGATGTTGatatttgaaatttatttttttcatataaccataatgtataattaaaaaatgatttggTATTTATATACTGAATGTACTAGTTTAATTTGTGGCCAAATGTACTATGCAAATATTTATGTAGAGAAAATGTACACGACCATATATGGAAATTGCCACTATTATAATTgccaattacaattttttttagatatcaAATCTTGTATATTTGCAAATTTGTGTAATCATTTGTCATTACATGTAAATAATCATAGTAATTTATCACTTAATTTTACAGGGTGAGTTGTGTAGTAGACAACAATTTtccccttaagctctgtctacactatcaaattttatgtgacaaaaaaatgtgatgtgtccattaaacatgatgacatcatatcactaccatatttgggcacataacactttttttgtcaaactagtttgagccTTAGTATATGCATGTATTTTAGAATGTTCTTTTGTTTGTAAATAAGTC from Antedon mediterranea chromosome 2, ecAntMedi1.1, whole genome shotgun sequence includes:
- the LOC140040026 gene encoding DEP domain-containing protein 7-like, translated to MATLLSFHYFQNTPMMQDDEKVKTGPFRATKIWHDIIKEIHDKVTPKRHRHLMKTYENCFSGTEVTDVLEKYLKENGSFEEIVPRDKSIKLAQLLLDAKVFLETTTVGQVVKKATFSDSNSQFYRFVESDSGTKCCKRKRESDALDLEMQTPSKSRCTCAKENLSRSSDPARQAEMLCNPSVSGDRVLRGSHRYLQRAASKSKRYHKPKVMPPYLKEEIWRESTIQHLLKLVEFPILDNLLSCDISQSCPGSDDVIGISSLEQTFRESCKSPVDSWMSAAFSCLEHHPNGNVITKTCVENENIIEPKTTKHARKILLFDELVKSYSNKKSPLLPAKCSEVLVIVVKLLASGKLRLALEVLQLCMIMLSYDSCEQLRHLLNFMSHAGSRDAVRLRFELDNRSTVCRSFTSAIIKTACLTSTQCNYLVGFMMDHNEKLFTIPQAVKKSVEERTKKWKNGEEDLSEVNQFCVRISVKEFYEQGITATDSGLKELMNKIIDDTSLPLKEKKQRLKQLQKHHQTIYDKHFPNML